The following coding sequences are from one Shewanella putrefaciens window:
- a CDS encoding TetR family transcriptional regulator has translation MAKRSRVQTEQTINQIMDEALKQILTIGFETMSYTTLSEATGISRTGISHHFPRKSDFLVRLDSRIGNLFVAALDFSSQEALETSWMQAMQEEHYRAVLRLFFSLCGGANNEITLFRAVSSARQQAISELGLAGDRTINHLLGRTAMMLLSNFDIAKAA, from the coding sequence ATGGCTAAACGCTCGCGGGTACAAACTGAGCAAACCATTAATCAAATTATGGATGAAGCGTTAAAGCAGATTTTGACTATTGGCTTTGAGACAATGTCTTATACTACGTTATCTGAAGCTACGGGTATTAGCCGTACAGGCATTAGTCATCATTTTCCGCGCAAAAGCGATTTTCTGGTTCGTTTAGATAGTCGTATTGGCAATCTATTTGTTGCGGCTCTGGATTTTTCTAGCCAAGAGGCATTGGAAACATCATGGATGCAGGCAATGCAGGAAGAACATTATCGTGCGGTATTGAGACTGTTTTTTAGTCTTTGTGGTGGTGCAAATAATGAAATCACCCTCTTTAGAGCGGTGAGTTCCGCTCGTCAGCAAGCGATTTCAGAGCTAGGCTTAGCGGGCGATCGTACAATCAATCATTTATTGGGCCGTACTGCTATGATGTTGTTATCAAACTTTGATATCGCTAAAGCGGCATAA
- the hldE gene encoding bifunctional D-glycero-beta-D-manno-heptose-7-phosphate kinase/D-glycero-beta-D-manno-heptose 1-phosphate adenylyltransferase HldE: MKVSLPAFEKARVLVVGDVMLDRYWVGPTGRISPEAPVPVVKINQVEDRPGGAANVALNIATLGGQVQLAGLVGQDDTAVALTLGVQTLGVEPQWLSIADKPTITKLRVLSRNQQLIRLDFEEAFDKADSVRLLKQSEALLDSVDVVVLSDYAKGAIDQPRDFIALARSKGVMVLVDPKGSDFGRYHGASLITPNMSEFEAVVGTVTSEADLLEKARGLLKEHHFDAILVTRSEKGMTLVTANAPELHIPTVAREVYDVTGAGDTVISALATSLAAGADLPQACAIANTAAGVVVGKLGTSTVSRIELIEALALHHGESGFGVVSEDQLAYALEQAKLRGERVVMTNGCFDILHAGHVSYLKQAKALGDRLIVAVNDDASVKRLKGEGRPVNQVDRRMAVLAGLASVDWVVPFSEDTPQRIIARLLPDLLVKGGDYKIEDIAGGAEVIAAGGQVQVLGFEDGISTTAIIQNIMANQ, translated from the coding sequence ATGAAGGTTTCTCTGCCAGCATTTGAAAAAGCCAGAGTGTTAGTCGTCGGCGATGTGATGTTAGACCGTTATTGGGTTGGCCCTACGGGACGTATCTCCCCTGAGGCACCCGTACCTGTAGTGAAGATTAATCAGGTTGAAGACAGACCGGGTGGCGCGGCCAACGTGGCCCTCAATATCGCAACCTTAGGTGGCCAAGTCCAGCTTGCAGGGCTCGTTGGCCAAGATGATACCGCCGTAGCCTTAACACTCGGTGTGCAAACCTTAGGGGTTGAACCCCAATGGTTAAGTATTGCGGATAAACCAACTATCACTAAGTTGCGGGTATTATCACGTAATCAGCAGCTTATTCGCCTCGATTTCGAAGAAGCCTTCGACAAGGCTGACAGCGTGCGTTTACTTAAGCAATCCGAAGCCTTACTCGACTCTGTCGATGTGGTGGTGTTGTCCGACTATGCCAAGGGCGCTATCGATCAGCCGCGAGATTTTATTGCCTTAGCGCGTTCGAAAGGTGTGATGGTATTAGTCGATCCTAAGGGCAGTGACTTTGGTCGTTATCATGGCGCGTCACTAATTACCCCAAATATGAGCGAGTTTGAAGCTGTTGTGGGTACGGTGACCTCTGAAGCCGATCTACTAGAAAAAGCCCGTGGTTTACTCAAAGAACATCATTTCGATGCCATTTTAGTGACCCGCTCTGAAAAGGGCATGACCTTAGTGACTGCTAATGCGCCTGAATTACACATCCCAACCGTTGCCCGCGAAGTCTATGATGTGACGGGGGCTGGCGACACTGTGATTTCGGCCTTAGCAACCTCATTAGCCGCAGGGGCCGATTTACCCCAAGCTTGTGCTATTGCAAATACGGCTGCGGGTGTGGTGGTCGGAAAACTTGGCACTTCAACCGTGAGTCGTATCGAGCTTATCGAAGCCTTAGCTTTGCACCATGGAGAATCGGGTTTTGGTGTGGTGAGTGAAGATCAGCTTGCCTACGCCTTAGAGCAAGCCAAACTGCGCGGTGAACGTGTGGTGATGACCAATGGTTGTTTCGATATTTTGCATGCGGGTCACGTGAGCTACTTAAAGCAGGCTAAAGCCTTGGGTGATCGTTTAATTGTCGCAGTAAACGATGATGCCTCGGTTAAACGCCTCAAGGGTGAAGGCCGTCCAGTTAATCAGGTTGATCGTCGTATGGCAGTGCTCGCAGGCTTAGCTTCTGTCGATTGGGTGGTGCCTTTTAGTGAAGATACGCCGCAGCGGATCATCGCCAGATTGCTGCCGGATCTCTTGGTCAAAGGTGGCGATTATAAAATTGAAGATATTGCGGGTGGCGCTGAAGTGATTGCCGCTGGTGGTCAAGTACAAGTACTTGGGTTTGAAGATGGTATTTCAACAACGGCCATTATCCAAAATATTATGGCTAATCAGTGA
- a CDS encoding LpxL/LpxP family Kdo(2)-lipid IV(A) lauroyl/palmitoleoyl acyltransferase, with amino-acid sequence MVEKAEFSSSLYHPKHWPMWFGVFLMRLTQFLPLSWQMKLGKGLGRLVMKFAAGRTHTARRNLTLCFPDMSETERENLLKRNFEETGKAIFDTINAWWWSDEKVQQHMSIKGKEYVQDTLDAGHGVILFAVHCLPLEMGARIFGQFQPGVGVYRPHNNPVMEYLQVEGRLRSNKGLVSKRDLRQMVRCLRNPDVIWYTADQDFGRSSAVFIPFYAMPDAATITGATTLAKLGKAKVLPFFVERTEGDEGYRIEIMPPLDNFPGEDELADAIRGNKIIESIIDKNRAQYMWLHRRFKTRPDPSDKSVYQ; translated from the coding sequence GTGGTCGAGAAAGCCGAATTTTCATCTTCTTTATATCATCCCAAGCATTGGCCCATGTGGTTTGGCGTATTTTTGATGCGTTTAACTCAGTTTCTACCACTGTCTTGGCAGATGAAACTGGGCAAGGGGTTAGGTCGCTTAGTGATGAAATTTGCCGCTGGCCGCACCCATACCGCACGCCGCAATTTAACCCTTTGCTTCCCAGATATGTCTGAAACTGAAAGGGAAAATCTGCTCAAACGTAACTTTGAAGAAACGGGTAAAGCCATTTTTGATACGATTAATGCGTGGTGGTGGTCCGATGAAAAAGTGCAACAACACATGAGTATTAAAGGCAAAGAATACGTACAAGACACACTCGATGCCGGCCACGGAGTCATCCTTTTTGCCGTGCATTGTTTACCGCTAGAAATGGGGGCACGTATCTTTGGCCAATTTCAACCCGGTGTTGGCGTTTATCGCCCACACAATAACCCAGTCATGGAATATCTGCAGGTCGAGGGGCGTTTACGTTCCAACAAAGGTTTGGTCTCTAAACGGGATTTACGCCAAATGGTGCGCTGCCTACGTAATCCAGATGTAATTTGGTACACAGCCGATCAGGACTTTGGCCGTTCAAGTGCCGTATTTATTCCCTTTTATGCCATGCCTGATGCGGCAACGATTACGGGCGCGACGACCTTAGCCAAACTCGGTAAAGCTAAAGTGCTCCCCTTTTTTGTAGAGCGTACTGAAGGTGATGAAGGTTATCGAATTGAAATCATGCCACCGCTGGATAATTTCCCCGGCGAAGATGAATTAGCTGATGCCATTCGCGGTAACAAGATTATCGAGTCCATCATAGATAAAAACCGCGCCCAATATATGTGGTTGCATCGCCGCTTTAAGACTCGTCCTGATCCCTCTGATAAATCTGTATATCAGTAA
- a CDS encoding potassium/proton antiporter translates to MDADSINSFFLIGALLAAVSVLLSPMSSRLGIPILLIFLAVGILAGEDGLGGIQFDDYSTAYLVSNLALAIILLDGGMRTRVASFRVALWPALSLATFGVAITTSITGLMAAWLFDLHWLQGLLVGAIVGSTDAAAVFSLLKGRSLNERVGATLEIESGSNDPMAVFLTVTLIAILANVDTELSVSFMLVSFIKQFGLGICLGLGGGWLLWKLVNLSKLAEGLYSILVLSGGLIIYAVSNKLGGSGILSIYLVGLFLGNKPTRGRHSILNVLDGMTWVSQIGMFLVLGLLLTPSDLFDILLPGFALAFGMILFARPLAVWLSLLPFKSFSSRDRWFISWVGLRGAVPIILAVFPMMAGLPGAQLYFNLAFFVVLVSLLIQGASLTTAARLAKVELPPKPLPISRSGVEIYPSSEWEVFVYCLSENKWCVGEPLKRLSMPDGTRIAAVFRGDKLLHPSGSTCLEAGDILCVLGQERSLDALSHLFSQAPEIKEVPRFFGDFFIETDVKLADLAPIYGLDLDEEASEMTVADLVASELGAHPVIGDHFQWQSLHWVVAGLHEGKVTNIGIRLPPET, encoded by the coding sequence GTGGATGCAGATTCCATCAATAGTTTTTTTCTGATCGGTGCCTTGCTTGCAGCAGTGAGTGTTTTGCTTAGTCCTATGTCTTCCCGTTTAGGCATTCCAATTTTATTGATTTTCCTTGCTGTAGGTATTTTGGCTGGTGAAGATGGTCTTGGTGGTATCCAATTTGATGATTACTCCACAGCTTATTTAGTCAGTAACTTAGCCTTAGCGATTATTTTGCTCGACGGCGGTATGCGCACGCGCGTAGCCAGTTTTAGGGTGGCGCTATGGCCTGCATTATCCTTGGCGACTTTTGGCGTTGCGATTACCACCAGTATTACTGGTTTGATGGCCGCATGGTTGTTTGATTTGCATTGGCTGCAGGGGTTACTGGTTGGGGCTATTGTGGGCTCGACCGATGCGGCTGCGGTATTTTCCTTACTTAAAGGACGAAGTCTTAATGAGCGGGTTGGGGCAACCTTGGAAATTGAGTCCGGTAGTAACGATCCTATGGCGGTATTTTTAACCGTCACATTAATTGCTATTTTGGCTAATGTTGATACTGAGCTTTCGGTTAGTTTTATGCTGGTAAGCTTTATTAAACAGTTTGGTTTGGGAATTTGTTTAGGTTTAGGCGGTGGTTGGCTGCTATGGAAACTGGTTAATTTAAGTAAGCTTGCAGAGGGGCTTTACTCAATTTTAGTCTTAAGTGGCGGACTGATTATTTATGCTGTATCTAACAAGTTGGGTGGAAGTGGCATTTTATCCATTTACTTAGTCGGATTATTCCTCGGTAATAAACCCACTCGTGGTCGTCATTCTATTTTAAACGTACTCGATGGTATGACTTGGGTCAGCCAAATCGGTATGTTCCTTGTCTTAGGCTTGCTACTTACCCCTTCTGATTTATTTGATATTTTGCTGCCTGGTTTTGCCTTGGCATTTGGGATGATCTTATTCGCCCGTCCTCTGGCTGTGTGGCTGAGCTTATTGCCCTTTAAAAGCTTTAGTAGCCGGGATCGTTGGTTTATTTCTTGGGTGGGGTTACGCGGCGCTGTACCGATCATCTTAGCAGTATTTCCTATGATGGCGGGCCTGCCAGGGGCTCAGTTATATTTCAACTTAGCTTTCTTCGTCGTGCTAGTCTCGCTGCTGATCCAAGGAGCTTCGTTAACCACGGCAGCGCGCTTGGCAAAGGTGGAACTGCCCCCAAAGCCGCTCCCCATTTCACGCTCGGGTGTTGAAATTTATCCGAGTAGTGAATGGGAGGTCTTTGTTTACTGTTTGAGCGAAAATAAATGGTGTGTTGGTGAGCCCTTAAAACGGTTATCTATGCCTGATGGTACGCGTATTGCGGCTGTTTTTAGGGGAGACAAACTATTGCATCCCTCTGGTAGTACTTGCTTAGAGGCTGGAGATATACTCTGTGTTCTCGGTCAGGAGCGAAGTTTAGATGCATTAAGTCATCTTTTTAGCCAAGCACCTGAAATTAAGGAAGTTCCACGTTTCTTCGGTGATTTCTTTATTGAGACTGATGTCAAGTTAGCTGATCTGGCCCCTATCTATGGTTTGGACTTAGATGAGGAGGCGAGTGAGATGACAGTGGCTGATCTTGTGGCATCTGAGCTTGGTGCACATCCGGTCATAGGGGATCATTTCCAATGGCAATCTTTACACTGGGTTGTTGCAGGATTGCATGAAGGCAAAGTGACGAATATCGGGATTCGCTTACCGCCAGAAACCTAG
- a CDS encoding nitric-oxide reductase large subunit — protein sequence MSKQKLTVIALLLVLIASFTVLLSIGSEIYREKPPIPTAFTDASGHTVFSGQDIEQGQLVWRSMGGHQLGSIWGHGSYVAPDWTADWLHKEAEAWLNIRAMEQYQQPFEQLTNPAKAGLEQALRDDLRRNTVEQHADGTSIIRLSTTRVEAINKVSQHYLSLFGSDPELKNLREQYAMKEGTVPDLARREQLNAFLFWGAWAAITERPDASYTYTNNWPFDPQLGNTPTSDNIVWSILSIVTLIAGIGGLIWHHASGKHESLPKPAEQDPLFLAKPTASQKAVGKYFITAIGLFLLQILLGGITAHYAVEGQEFYGFPLAEILPYSVTRTWHTQLAVFWIATAWLGTGLYIAPALSGHEPKYQRLGVNVLWVALVIIVVGSMAGEWMGVQQYFDLDMNFLFGHQGYEYIDLGRVWQILLLIGLLIWLALVTAAMKPALKVQSEMRPVIWVLYASCVAIGLFYGAGLFMGKHSNLAIAEYWRWWVVHLWVEGFFETFATAVIALMLVRLGLIRGRSANSAVLFTTMIFLTGGLIGTLHHLYFTGTPTSVIAWGAIFSALEVVPLAIIGFEAMETYRLRKASHWMQRYHWAIMFFVATAFWNLVGAGILGFLINPPIALYYIQGLNTTATHAHAAFMGVYGMLGMGLMLFCLRGLTGKMQWNEKMLKGAFWSLNIGLAAMVFMSLLPVGITQFFAVIDHGYWYARSPEVIHSPLVERLVWMRMFGDVIFSVGGLLMGAFLFDLIKKALNKTPQVQHELLEPNR from the coding sequence ATGAGCAAACAAAAACTCACAGTAATTGCACTATTATTAGTGTTAATTGCTTCATTTACGGTACTGCTTAGTATTGGCAGTGAAATTTATCGAGAAAAACCACCCATACCAACAGCCTTTACCGATGCCAGTGGACACACAGTGTTTAGTGGACAAGATATAGAACAAGGCCAATTAGTATGGCGATCTATGGGAGGTCATCAACTGGGTTCCATTTGGGGACATGGTTCTTATGTTGCCCCTGATTGGACCGCCGACTGGTTACACAAAGAAGCGGAGGCTTGGCTCAACATACGCGCAATGGAACAATATCAACAACCCTTTGAACAACTGACTAATCCTGCAAAGGCTGGTTTAGAACAAGCACTAAGGGATGATTTGCGTCGTAATACTGTAGAACAACATGCTGATGGCACAAGTATTATCAGATTATCTACAACACGAGTTGAAGCCATTAATAAGGTCAGCCAGCACTACCTCTCATTGTTTGGTAGCGATCCTGAGCTAAAAAACTTACGCGAGCAATATGCAATGAAAGAAGGCACTGTGCCCGATCTTGCCCGCCGTGAGCAACTCAATGCTTTTCTCTTCTGGGGGGCGTGGGCCGCAATCACTGAACGTCCAGATGCTTCATATACTTATACAAATAACTGGCCCTTCGATCCGCAGCTAGGCAATACCCCAACCTCGGATAATATTGTTTGGTCAATCCTCAGTATTGTCACTTTAATCGCAGGAATTGGTGGCTTAATCTGGCATCACGCCAGTGGTAAACACGAAAGCCTACCTAAACCTGCTGAGCAAGATCCACTATTCTTGGCTAAACCAACCGCCTCACAAAAAGCGGTTGGTAAATACTTTATTACCGCGATTGGCCTCTTTCTACTACAAATTTTACTCGGTGGTATTACCGCCCACTATGCGGTGGAAGGCCAAGAATTCTACGGTTTCCCCCTTGCAGAAATCCTACCCTACTCTGTCACTCGTACTTGGCATACTCAATTAGCAGTATTCTGGATTGCCACTGCTTGGCTAGGCACAGGATTATATATTGCCCCAGCATTATCAGGTCATGAGCCTAAATATCAACGCCTCGGTGTTAACGTGCTATGGGTCGCCTTAGTCATAATTGTAGTTGGTTCAATGGCAGGTGAGTGGATGGGAGTACAGCAGTACTTTGATCTTGATATGAATTTCCTTTTCGGCCATCAAGGTTATGAATACATAGATTTAGGCCGCGTATGGCAAATACTGTTGTTAATTGGATTATTAATTTGGTTGGCTCTAGTCACTGCGGCAATGAAACCCGCGCTCAAAGTCCAAAGTGAAATGCGCCCCGTTATATGGGTACTTTACGCCTCCTGTGTTGCTATTGGATTATTCTATGGCGCAGGTCTTTTTATGGGGAAACACTCTAACCTCGCGATTGCCGAATATTGGCGTTGGTGGGTGGTGCATTTGTGGGTCGAAGGCTTCTTTGAGACCTTCGCCACCGCCGTTATCGCCCTGATGTTAGTGCGTCTTGGTTTAATACGTGGTCGCAGCGCCAACAGCGCCGTACTTTTTACCACTATGATCTTTTTAACTGGCGGGCTCATTGGCACCTTACACCACCTCTATTTTACCGGAACACCCACATCCGTTATTGCTTGGGGTGCGATTTTCTCCGCATTAGAAGTAGTCCCATTAGCCATTATTGGTTTTGAAGCGATGGAAACGTATCGCCTACGCAAAGCCAGTCACTGGATGCAAAGATATCATTGGGCCATTATGTTCTTTGTCGCTACTGCGTTTTGGAATTTAGTTGGGGCAGGCATACTTGGGTTCCTAATCAACCCACCTATCGCCCTTTATTACATACAAGGCTTAAACACAACGGCAACCCATGCTCATGCGGCATTTATGGGAGTATACGGTATGTTAGGCATGGGCTTGATGCTCTTCTGTCTACGCGGATTAACAGGCAAGATGCAATGGAATGAAAAAATGCTAAAAGGAGCCTTCTGGAGCCTCAATATCGGTCTTGCAGCTATGGTCTTTATGTCACTGCTACCTGTGGGCATTACACAATTCTTTGCCGTCATCGACCATGGATATTGGTATGCTCGCTCGCCTGAGGTTATCCACAGCCCATTAGTCGAACGGCTCGTCTGGATGCGCATGTTTGGGGACGTTATTTTTAGTGTCGGCGGTTTGTTGATGGGAGCATTCCTATTCGATCTGATTAAAAAAGCACTGAATAAAACACCGCAAGTTCAGCATGAATTACTCGAACCCAATCGCTAA
- the norR gene encoding nitric oxide reductase transcriptional regulator NorR yields the protein MALSQTELTRIALDITSGLGHRDRFSRLLDTVRQNLHCNAAALLTFHGQYFTPLAINGLNDDVLGRRFILSEHPRLEAIARAGDIVRFPADSELPDPYDGLIPNQADQLKVHACIGLPLFSNERLIGAVTIDAFDPLQFDQFSNTELRSLSAIAAASLSNALLVEKLERLALNSHASHTEENAPNLNTDGELIGHSPIIQSLNREIEVVAHSDLNVLILGETGTGKELVAQAIHQKSARATKALVYLNCAALPESVAESELFGHVKGAFTGAISHRSGKFEMADKGTLFLDEIGELSLTLQAKLLRVLQYGDLQRVGDDRSLKVDVRIIAATNKVLKTEVLEGRFRADLYHRLSVFPLLVPPLRERGQDITLLSGFFAERYKQKLGIKQLNFSPTSLLLLNQYTWPGNVRELEHAIHRATVLARVSAENGCCTIEPQHFDLPLKLNPLETSQSIATSDVSARETREFLNLTLATESFQSDYIKRVFATQDNNWAATARILGVDPGNLHRLAKRLKLK from the coding sequence ATGGCATTAAGTCAAACCGAACTGACCCGTATTGCCCTTGATATCACTTCAGGTTTAGGTCATAGGGATCGTTTCTCACGTTTACTGGATACCGTAAGACAAAATCTCCACTGTAATGCCGCGGCACTGCTCACTTTCCATGGACAATACTTTACGCCACTGGCGATCAATGGCTTAAATGACGATGTGCTTGGTAGACGATTTATCCTCAGTGAACACCCTAGGCTTGAAGCCATCGCAAGGGCGGGGGATATAGTGCGTTTTCCCGCTGATAGTGAATTGCCCGATCCCTACGATGGTTTAATTCCGAATCAAGCTGACCAACTAAAAGTACACGCCTGCATTGGTCTGCCACTCTTTTCCAATGAACGTCTTATCGGGGCTGTCACTATTGATGCGTTTGATCCCCTTCAATTTGATCAATTTAGCAATACCGAGCTACGCAGTTTAAGTGCTATCGCAGCCGCCTCATTAAGCAATGCATTATTGGTAGAAAAACTTGAGCGTTTGGCCCTTAATAGCCACGCCAGCCATACAGAAGAAAATGCCCCAAACTTGAATACGGATGGCGAACTCATTGGTCATTCTCCCATCATACAAAGTCTAAATCGAGAAATCGAAGTCGTTGCCCACAGTGATCTCAATGTATTAATCCTAGGCGAAACGGGTACAGGAAAAGAATTAGTCGCTCAAGCCATACATCAAAAATCAGCAAGAGCGACTAAAGCCTTAGTCTACCTAAATTGTGCAGCGCTCCCCGAGTCGGTCGCAGAAAGTGAACTCTTTGGGCATGTTAAGGGCGCCTTTACTGGTGCAATAAGCCATCGTAGTGGCAAATTCGAAATGGCGGATAAAGGCACTTTATTTTTAGATGAAATAGGTGAGTTGTCACTCACACTACAAGCAAAATTACTGCGGGTACTGCAATACGGTGATCTACAAAGAGTAGGAGACGATCGCAGCCTAAAAGTCGATGTGCGGATTATTGCTGCTACCAACAAAGTGCTTAAAACTGAAGTGCTAGAAGGACGCTTTAGAGCCGATCTTTACCATAGATTAAGCGTATTTCCCCTATTAGTGCCCCCACTACGGGAGCGTGGACAGGATATCACGCTATTAAGTGGTTTCTTTGCCGAGCGTTACAAGCAAAAGCTTGGGATAAAACAACTCAATTTTAGTCCCACTAGCTTATTACTACTCAACCAATACACTTGGCCTGGTAACGTACGAGAGCTAGAACATGCAATCCATAGGGCAACGGTTCTAGCTCGCGTATCCGCCGAAAATGGCTGCTGCACCATTGAGCCACAGCATTTTGACTTACCACTGAAACTCAATCCCCTCGAAACGAGCCAATCAATAGCGACTAGCGATGTGTCCGCACGAGAAACGAGGGAATTTTTAAACTTAACGCTTGCGACTGAGTCATTTCAGAGCGATTACATTAAACGCGTCTTTGCTACGCAAGATAACAATTGGGCCGCTACAGCAAGGATATTGGGCGTCGATCCTGGCAATCTACATCGCTTGGCTAAGCGTCTAAAGTTAAAATAA
- a CDS encoding L,D-transpeptidase family protein — MSMLRTTALLLTLAFPSLSALATEYPLPPPSSRLVGENHYYTVPEGKHTLEDIAAQFQLGLSNLMEANPGVDPFLPKPGSQLLIPHQLILPNAPREGIVINVAEMRLYYYPKGKKTVEVLPIGIGQIGKDTPENWVTSVQRKRANPTWTPTPRIRKEYAAKGEILPAVWPAGPDNPMGLYALYIGNLYAIHGTNASFGIGLRVSQGCVRLRHEDIEHLFKTVPVGTRVQFVNQPIKATEEPDGKRYLAVHQPLSRTIAEFESNEPVAISLPKDIVKFIAKADTDSSVIKKLLDERTGVPTVINQ; from the coding sequence ATGAGTATGCTTCGCACCACAGCTTTATTATTGACTTTAGCGTTCCCAAGTCTCTCCGCTTTAGCAACGGAATACCCTTTACCGCCGCCTTCAAGTCGGTTAGTTGGCGAAAACCATTATTACACTGTGCCAGAGGGTAAACACACCCTAGAAGATATCGCGGCTCAATTCCAGCTGGGTCTAAGTAACTTGATGGAAGCCAATCCTGGTGTCGATCCATTCTTACCCAAACCTGGCAGCCAGTTATTAATTCCACACCAGTTAATTCTGCCAAACGCCCCGCGTGAAGGCATTGTGATCAACGTTGCGGAAATGCGTTTGTACTACTACCCGAAGGGCAAAAAGACCGTTGAAGTCCTGCCTATTGGTATTGGACAAATTGGCAAAGATACGCCAGAAAACTGGGTGACTAGCGTTCAACGTAAGCGTGCCAATCCTACGTGGACACCAACACCACGTATCCGCAAAGAATACGCGGCAAAAGGCGAAATTCTCCCCGCGGTATGGCCAGCAGGCCCTGATAACCCAATGGGCTTATATGCGCTCTATATTGGCAACTTGTATGCTATCCATGGTACTAACGCCAGCTTTGGTATTGGTTTACGCGTCAGTCAAGGATGCGTGCGCTTACGCCACGAAGATATCGAGCATTTATTTAAAACAGTGCCTGTCGGCACTCGTGTGCAATTTGTTAATCAACCGATTAAAGCGACAGAAGAGCCTGATGGAAAACGCTATTTAGCGGTACATCAACCGCTATCGCGTACTATTGCAGAGTTTGAATCAAATGAACCTGTTGCTATCTCCTTACCCAAGGATATCGTTAAGTTTATCGCGAAGGCGGATACCGATTCTTCTGTGATTAAAAAACTGCTTGATGAACGTACTGGCGTGCCCACCGTTATCAATCAGTAA
- a CDS encoding N-acetyl-ornithine deacetylase: MVSRSPFESFQWKSDIFNCESTDIDNFYLLLEQEMSRLGMVEKVLGEVGKYKVSLYQSPAAKSSLPSLLISAGFHGEESAGPWGLLHFLSEASSELFERVNLSLLPLVNPTGFNRGHRFNKFGENPNRGFVFENGKPKANETTSIEGKLLLEHAQLLIAASREGILTCHEDVLSHEAYVYSFEPSQVPGRFSLDLRDTLGGYFPIAPDGEIDGCPVKDGLIFNHFDTSFEACLVRSGARVGACTETPALHNFDQRILANSAAMTHFLALCAPLCD; this comes from the coding sequence ATGGTAAGCAGATCTCCGTTCGAATCCTTTCAGTGGAAAAGCGATATTTTTAACTGTGAAAGCACTGATATTGATAATTTTTATCTACTGCTTGAGCAAGAAATGTCCCGTTTGGGCATGGTTGAGAAGGTATTGGGTGAAGTAGGTAAATATAAGGTTAGCTTGTATCAATCTCCTGCCGCTAAATCGAGCTTACCGTCTTTATTAATCAGTGCTGGTTTTCACGGTGAAGAATCCGCTGGGCCATGGGGGTTATTGCACTTCTTAAGTGAGGCTTCCTCCGAGTTATTTGAGCGCGTTAACCTAAGTTTACTGCCCCTCGTTAATCCAACAGGATTTAATCGCGGCCATAGATTCAACAAATTCGGTGAAAACCCTAACCGTGGATTTGTGTTTGAAAATGGTAAACCAAAGGCGAATGAAACCACATCAATAGAAGGTAAATTATTACTCGAACATGCACAGTTACTGATTGCTGCGAGCCGAGAAGGGATTTTAACTTGCCATGAAGATGTGTTAAGCCATGAAGCCTATGTGTATTCGTTTGAACCAAGCCAAGTACCTGGGCGTTTTAGCCTCGATTTACGCGACACTTTAGGGGGATATTTCCCTATTGCACCCGATGGTGAGATAGACGGTTGTCCTGTAAAGGATGGTTTGATCTTCAACCACTTCGATACTTCATTTGAGGCTTGCTTGGTCCGCAGTGGTGCAAGAGTCGGGGCTTGTACCGAAACCCCTGCACTGCACAATTTTGATCAACGGATCTTGGCCAATAGTGCGGCGATGACGCACTTTTTAGCACTTTGTGCACCATTATGTGATTGA